AGATCCCGAATTTGGCCGTTTGATCGGGTTAAAACGGAACTGACTCGCGGGAAAGCGCTTATTCCTATTTGAACACGGGGCCCGGCGGGACCGGCGCTTGCCAAGGGCGGGTGGCAGGGGCAATCTCGGTTCGACACGCCCGTCCTTCGCCGCTTTCCGGCAGGGGGCGCGGCATCAGGGAGCAATTGCCATGCGGTGGCGCGACGGTCGGCGCAGCGACAATATCGAGGATCAGCGCGGCCAGGGCATGCCCGGCGGCGGCAGTGGCGGCTTCGGTTTCCCGGGTGGCGGTGGTGGCGGCGGCTTACGGCGCGCCGGCCTCGGGGGCTTCGGCCTCGTGGTCGTGGTCGTGGTGGCCTTGTTCTTCGGCGTCGATCCCTCGCAGATCCTGCAGCAGATCACCGAGCCCGGCGGCTACACGCAGGACGCCTCGTCGACCTCCTCGACCGGCACGCCCAGCACCGCGGATGCCGACCTGCGCGACTTCGTCTCGGTCGTGCTCGCCGACACCGAGGACACCTGGACCGAGCAGTTCAAGCAGATGAACCTGACCTATCGCGATCCGAAGCTCGTGCTGTTCAATGGCGGGGTGCAGTCCGCCTGCGGCTTCGCGGAGACCGCGACCGGGCCGTTCTACTGTCCGGGCGACCAGAAGGTTTATCTCGATCTCGACTTCTTCCAGGAGCTCAGCGACCGCTTCAAGGCGCCCGGCGATTTCGCCCAGGCCTATGTCATCGCCCATGAGGTCGGTCATCACGTGCAGACCCTTTTGGGCATCATGGACAAGGTGGATACGCTGCGCGGCAAGCTCAACAAGGCCGACGCCAATGGTCTTTCCGTCATGGTCGAGCTGCAGGCCGATTGCTTCGCCGGCGTCTGGGCCAATCACGCGAACCAGGAGCGCCAGATTCTCGAAGCCGGCGATGCCGATGAGGGGCTGGCCGCCGCCGCGGCCGTGGGCGACGATCGCCTGCAGCGGGAAGGGCAGGGCTATGTCGTTCCCGAGACCTTCACGCACGGCACCTCCGCACAGCGCACGCGCTGGTTCAAACAGGGCCTTCAATCCGGCCTGATCAAGGACTGCGATACCTTCAGCGCCAAGCAGCTCTAGCCCGGCGCCTTCGGCGTCGGGGCGACGAACGGCCGCAGCGGCCGGCGCCTGTTGCATCCGTGCTGCATTTGGACGGTTCCGCGCGCATCGCTCGCGGCGCCGCTTGTTATCGCCTTTCCTCATCTTAATTTACCGGGATGTTGCAACGCACCATGTGGTGATTTGCGGGCGAGAAGCGCTTGTGGCGCCTCCGCCAAGGCTACCGGTGCCGTGAGGCGGGAATCGCGTCGCGATGCCGTCTGGGGGTTTGCCTATTTCAGTGGCGAAGGCGCGGTTGTCGGTTTCGCCATTGGACCGTTTTGGGAACCCCGCCGATGGGAATTGTCCGCTTCGCGCTGAAATTTCCCCACACCTTCTATGTGCTGGCGGGGCTGATGCTGTTCCTCGGCGTCAGCGCGATCCTGGTGACGCCGAAAGACATCTTTCCCGCCATCAATATCCCCGTGGTCACCGTGATCTGGCAGTTCACGGGCTTGACCCCGGAGGAAATGGAGCAGCGCGTCACCACCTACAGCGAATACTCGATCAGCACGAATGTCAGCGACATCCGTAACATGGAGAGCCAAACGCTTTCGGGAATTTCCGTTACGAAGATCTTTTTTCAGCCCAACGTCAATGTCGATCTCGCCATCAGCCAGATCGTCTCGGCCACCAATGCCATCCGTTCGCTGATGCCCCCGGGCATCCAGCCGCCCATCATCGTCCAATACAGCGCTTCCTCCGTGCCGGTGCTGCAGCTCAGCCTCAGCTCCGACACCTTGAACGAACAGCAGCTCTACGATTACGGCATCTACCAGATCCGCCAGGCCTTGGCGCCGATCCCCGGCATCACCCTGCCCACGCCCTATGGCGGCAAATACCGGCAGATCATGGTGGATCTCGATCCGGACGCGTTGCGCGCCCGCGGCCTCACGCCGAACGACGTGCTGAATGCGGTGAATGCCCAGAGCCTGACGCTCCCCTCTGGCGACGCCAAGCTCGGCGATCAGCAGATGATCGTGCGGATCAACGCGATGCCCCAGACCGTCGAGGCGCTCAACCATATTCCGATCAAGCAGGTCGGTCCCACGACGGTCTATCTCTCGGATGTGGCGCATGTGCGCGACGGCTGGGCTGTGCAGCAGAATATCGTGCATTCCGGCGGGAAACGGTCGGTGCTGCTCACGATCATCAAGAATGGCGACGCCTCGACATTGGACGTGGTGAACCGGGTGAAGGCAGCGATGCCTGCCATTCGGAAAGCAGCACCTCCCGGCATGCAAATCGACCTGCTGTTCGACCAGTCGGTGTTCGTGACGCAAGCCATCTCCAGCGTCCTGCGCGAGGGCTCCATCGCCGCCGGTCTCACGGCGGCCATGATCCTGCTCTTCCTCGGCTCCTGGCGGTCGACCCTGGTGGTGATGGTCTCCATCCCCCTCTCGATCCTGACCTCGCTGGCGGTGATGTCCGCGCTGGGCGAGACCATCAACATCATGACCCTGGGCGGCTTGGCGCTCGCCATCGGTATCCTGGTGGACGATTCGACGGTCACCATCGAGAACACCCACCGGCTGCTGGAAAAGGGCGAACCGTTCGACAATGCCGTGTTGGAAGGGGCCGCCGGCATCGCGGTGCCAACGCTGATTTCGACGCTCGCCATCTGCTGCGTGTTCGTTTCGGTCTTTTTCCTGCAAGGGGCGGCCCGCTACCTGTTCACGCCCATGGCGATGGCGGTGGTCTTCGCGATGCTGGCCTCCTATGGCATCTCGCGCACGCTCACGCCCATCGTCATCCGCCTTCTGATCCGCAAAGAGCACGAGAATCACGGTGCGGCGCCAGGCTGGCTGGGCCGCTTTCATACCCGCTTCAATGCCGGTTTCGACCGGTTCCGGGACTATTACGACTGGTTGCTCACCGGCATCATGCGCCGGCGTGTGCTGACGCCTCTCGTCGCCTGCGCGATCGTGGGCGCCGCTGCGCTTCTGTCGCAGGACATCGGCGAGGACTTCTTCCCCCAGGTCGATGCCGGGTTGATCCAGCTCCATGTCCGGGCCCCGGCGCGCACGCGCATCGAGCGGACCGAGCAGATGTTCCAGGAGATCGAGGACAATATCCGCCAGCAGATTCCCGAGAAGGATCTGTCGTTCGTGCTGGACAATATCGGCCTGCCGCAGCGCGTCTATAACCTGGCCTTCACCGACGGCACCACGATCGGCGTCAACGACGGCCAGATCCTGCTGCAGTTGAAGGACGGCCACGCGCCGACCGCGGACTATGTCAAGAAGCTCCGGCAGGAGCTGCCGATCGCCTTTCCCGACGTGCAGTTCTACTTCCAGCCCGCCGACCTGGCGACCCAGGTTCTCAATTTCGGCGTTCCCTCGCAGATCGATGTGCAGGTGCAGGGTCGCGATCGGGCTGCCAACGAGGAAATTGCAAAGACGCTGCAGCAGCGCCTGGCCGCCATCCCGGGCGTGGTGGATGCGCATCTGCAGCAGGAGCTGGATGCGCCGGAACTGTTCTACACGATCGATCGGACGCGCGCGCAGGAGCTCGGGCTGAACGTCAATCAGATCGCCAGCAACCTGAACATCACCCTCAGCTCCTCCGAGCAGGTCTCGCCGAACTTCTGGACCGACCCGGCCACCGGCATCCCCTATTTCTTCGCCGTGCAGACGCCGGAATATAAGGTTGCCAGCAAGAACGATCTCGACAACACGCCGATTGCCGGCAACCTGGCCGGCGCCGCCGTGGTGCCGGATGTGTTCGGCAATGTGGCCAGCGCCCAGCGGGAGTCGGTGGAGTCCGTTTACAACCAGTCGAATATCCAGCCGGTTTATGACGTCTATGCCAGCCTGCAGGAGCGGGACCTCGGCAGCACCGCCAGCGCCATCCAGAAGGTCGCTCAGGAGATGCGGGGCAAGCTCGGCCCGGCCGACAGCATCGTGGTCCGCGGTCAGATCGAGAGCATGAATGGCGCCTTCGCGGACCTGACCATCGGCCTGTTGGTCGCGGCCGTGTTCGTCTATGCGCTGATGGTGGTGAACTATCAGAGCTTCATCGATCCGCTCGCGGTGATCCTGGCCCTTCCGGGGGCGGGCAGCGGCATCATCCTGATGCTGTTCGTCACGGGCACGACCTTCAGCGTGCCGTCGATGATGGGCGCCATCATGGCGGTCGGCGTCGCTTCTGCCAACTCGATCCTGCTCGTCACCTTCGCCCGGGAACAACGCGAAGCCGGCATGAGCGCGATGCAGGCGGCACTGTCCGCCGGGACCACTCGATTGCGGCCGGTGCTGATGACGGCCGCGGCGATGATCGTCGGCATGGTGCCGATGGCGATCGGCGGTCCGGGTGAGGAGCAAAACGCGGTTCTGGCCAGGGCCGTGATCGGCGGCGTGATCGTGGGAACCATGACCACGCTGCTCTTCGTCCCTTATCTCTATTCGGTCTTTGGGAAGTATGAGCGCCGGCGCCTGGATGTACCCCAAGCCCTGAGGCAATCGCATTGAGGAGTGCCCCATGAATCACATTCCTTCTCCGGAGCAGGAGGTCGGACCACGCGGGCAGGAGACGCCGTCCGATCCGGGACTCGACCGACGGCGGCGGCGCATGGCCCTGCTGCTCGGGCTGGGGGCGCTCGCGGTGCTGGGTATTCTGGTCGCGATCGGCGCTTCGGGACATGCGGCGCGGCGTGCCGCAACCATCGCCACGCTCGAAGCCCAGCAGGCCGCTGTGCCGGCAGTGCATGTCGTGGCGGTAAAGCCGGTGGATTCGGCGCGTCAGGTCGACTTGCCCGGTACTCTTCAGGCCTTCGACAGCGCGACGCTGTTTGCCCGTGCCACTGGCTATATCAGCAAAAGAAACGTCGATATCGGCAGTCAGGTGCGTGCCGGCGACGTGCTTGCTGTCATCTCCGCCCCCGATCTGGATCAGCAGCTCGCCCAGGCTCGTGGCCAACTGGCGCAAATGCAGGCGTCGCTGGTCCAGGCGCAAGCCAACCAGGATCTGGCTCATGTCACCAACAACCGCACGTCGGAGCTGGTGAAGGATGGATGGGACACGCGCCAGCAGGGCGACAACGACCGCTTGACGCTTGCGGCCAACACGGCGGCCGTCGGCGTTGCGCGCGCCAACATCGAGGCGCAGCAGGCGGTGGTGGCCCGGTTGGAGCAGCTCGTCGGCTTCGAGAACGTGGTCGCGCCCTTCACCGGCGTGATCACCAGCCGGCTCGTTGATGTCGGGAGCCTGGTCTCAGCCGATGGCGCCAACAACGCGACAGCGCTTTTCTCGATCGTTCGCAGCGACGTGCTTCGGGTTCAGATCTACGTGCCGCAGGAAGCGTTCTTCGGCCTGAAGGTCGGGGACCCGGCCGAGGTCACGGTGCCGGAGCTTCCCGGCCAGGTCTTCCACGGCACGGTGGCCCGTGACGCCAGCCAGCTCGACCAGCAAACCCGTACCATCCTGACCGAGGTGGATGTGGACAATGCCGATGGCAAGCTGACCGCGGGCCTCTATGGCGTCGTGCATCTGAAGGAGCCGCGCCCGGAGCCGGTCGTGCTGGTGCCATCTCAGGCGGTGATTTTCAACAAGAACGGGCTCAGTGCGGCGGTGTACGAGAATGGCGTGGCACGCCTGCGCCATCTCGATCTCGAGGCGGATGACGGCGCCCAGGTGGAGGTCCGCGCCGGTCTTAAACCCGGCGACCAGCTCATCCTGAACCCGCCGGTCGGCGTCTCCGACGGCATGAAGGTCAAGATCGCGCCCGAGGTGGTGGCGGACGAGGCCACGAAACCTGGAAATTAATCCGCGCGCCGGCGATCGTTACACGGCTTGGTGCAGGCCGAGCCGGTCTCGTTCGCCGTTCCGACGCCGTCAGATCAGCCGCGGATCCAGTCCTTGAACTGCGCCTGCCAATAGACAAGCTGGCCATAGACCGTGCCGGGGAAACCGCCGGTCCATTGCAGGCCGTAGGGCCGCAGCAGCTCCCAGCGCTTGTCGCCCTCGACGATGGCGCTCGCCACCAGCTCGCCGGTCATGGCGGTGGTGCCCATGCCATGGCCGCCATAGCCCATGCAGTACCAGACATTGGTCTCGATCTCGCCGAGCTGCGGCATCTTGTGGGCCGGATAACCCATGAGCCCGCCCCAGGCGAGCTCGACCTTGACGTCGGCCAGCTGCGGGTAGACCGCGAGCATGCGCTTGCGCAGCCAGCGCGCGAGGCGCGGCGGGTCCTCGCCGAACATGGTGACGCCGCCGCCCCAGAGAATTCGCGTGTCGGGCAGGGGCCGGTAGTAGTCGAAATCGAAGCGCGAATCATAGACCGCATAGTTGCAATTGATCGCGGTCTTGAGCCGCTCGCCCAGCGGCTCCGTCACCATCACATAGGTCGCGACCGGCTTCAGCGCGCGCGAGAGGCGCGGCTCGAGATCGCGGATATAGCCGCCGCAGCAGATCAGCACCGTCTTGGCCACGACCTCGCCGCCCTCGGTCTTGACGCGCTTCACGGCGCCCTTGAGCTCGAGGCCGGTGACGCGCGACTGCTCGAACAGTTTGCCGCCCTTCCCGGCGAGGGTCTTGGCGACGCCGCGCGCATAATTGAGCGGATGGAAATGGAAGCCCTCATTGCGGTAGAGACCGCCGTGATAGCGATCTGTGATCAGGAACTGGCGAAGTTTCTCCTTCGGCCACCATTCCAGCTCGACGCCGAAATTCTCGGTCATGAATTTCATCTCGGCTCTCGCCTCGGCTGGATCGTCGCGCCACCAGCCGCCGACCATGCCGGAATCGACCGGTTGGGCCGGAATGGCGTAGCGATCGATGCGGCTCCGGATGAGCTTCACGGCGTCGCGGGTCAGGTCCCAGAGAGCCCGCGCGTCTCTCGGGCCGCTGGTCTTGAGAACGCGCTCGGCGCCGCCGGAGAAGCCGGGGCTGACGAAGCCGCCATTGCGGCCCGAGGCGCCCCAGCCGACCTTGTTGGCCTCGACGACGACGACCGAGCGGCCGCGCTCGGCGAGGCTCAGGCCCGCCGAGAGCCCCGCCAGGCCGCCGCCGACGATGCAGATGTCGGTCTCGATCTTGCCGGCGAGGGCGGGGTAGTCGATGCCGGGCGTCGCGGTCTGGGCGTAGTAGCTGTTGATATGTTGGGCCATGTCACATGTCTGGAATTTTTTGCGGATGATGGTGCGGAGCGGCGCGCGGGTCGAGTTCCGGGGCACCATAGGTGCCGGCGGTCATCGGGACGGCCACGTAATTGCTCTGTTCGCGGGCTGAAAGTGCACGCCGCACCAGGATACGCAGCGTGACGAAAGTGGCAATCAGGGAAAGTCCGCCGACCATGAACCAGAACAGGCCGAAGGGCCCGAGCCAGCCCATGACGAAACCGGCGACCGTCGGACCGATCGCCGAGCCGAGGCCCCAGGCGAAGAGCAGGCCCGCGCTGGCGGCGACGAAATCCTGCTTGGCGGTGTAGTCGTTGGTCTGGCCGACGCCCAGGGCATAGAGCGGCGCGGTGGCGCCATCCAGCAGGAACAGCACGACCAGGAGCGTGAGGAAGGCGGGCGTGTCGAGCGAGGCGACCAGCGCCGCCAGGGCCGCGGCCGAGATCAGCGAGATCAGCATCAGCGGCCGCCGGCCAAAATGGTCCGACAGGAATCCGATCGGAAACTGGATGATGAGACCGGCGATGGTCGAGGCGCTGAAGAGGATGGCGAGCTCGCCCGTGCTCAGGCCCACGCGCTCGGCATAGGCGGGCAAAAGGCCGTAATAGGCCGAGTTGAGCAACCCCGAACCGAAGCAGACCACGACGCCGGTGGGCGAGATGGTGAAGAGCTTGCGGATGCCGAAATGCACGCGGTCGCCGATCTCGGGATTGCCGACGCGGGTAAGCGCCATCGGGATCAGCGCCGTCGCGAACAGCATGGCGATGATGCAGAACAGGATGACCGAGCCGATCCGGTCGTGGAAATTGAGGGCGAGGGGGCTGACGCCGCTCGCGGCCCAGGAGACCGCCATATAGTAGGAAAAGATCCGGCCGCGATTGTCGTCGGTCGCCTTGTCGTTGAGCCAACTCTCGATCACCACGAACTGGCCCGCGAAGGCGTAGCCCAGCAATCCGCGAAGCGCGATCCAGGCGTAGGGCTCGTTGAAGATGATATGGCCCAGCGTGGCGTTGCCGGCGACGGCGGCAAAGACCGCGAAGGCGCGGATATGTCCGACGCGATCGATGACCCAGTGGCAGCTCAACGTGCCCAGCAGAAATCCGGTGAAATAGCCGGAGGTGACGAGGCCGATGAGGCTGGTCGAGACGTTCTTCTGCGCCAGATCGAGGCTGATGAGAGGCGACAGGACGCCGAGGCCCGCTTCCATGAAAGCGACCGCCAGCAGCACCTGCGTCACCGGTCGGACGCCTTTGAGCATGGGAATTCCCCTGTATCCGTCGCCGCAACCTGCCGGCACCGTTCCCGCCGCCATGCTCGCCCGGCGGGCCAGGGCTTGGCAACGGAAAGCGGTTGCACGAACTGGCGAGAAATATTCTCGCCCCCTCCCGCAAGGGGAGGGGGCGAGATTTTTATCTGATGTGCTATTCGATCAATGCCGTCTGGCCGCGCTTGTAGAGGCCGTTGGCGATGATGAGACGCTGGATCTCGGAGGTTCCCTCCCAGATCCGGTCGACGCGGAGCTCGCGGAAGAAGCGTTCGGCCACGTTCTCGCGCATATAGCCGCGCCCGCCGAAGATCTGGACCGCGCGGTCGGCGACCCGGTTCGCCATCTCGGAGGCATAGAGCTTGGCGACGGCGCATTGGGCATGGCTCACCTTGACGTCCACGCCGGCGTCGATCTCCTCGGCCGTGCGATAGGTGATGAGGCGGGCCGCCCAGAGCTCGGTGACGCTGTCCGCCAGCATGAACTGGATTGCCTGGTAATTGGCGATCGGCTGGCCGTTGGCGTAACGCTCCTTGGCGAAGGCGGTGGCCTCTTCGATGAGGCGCGCCGCGGCCCCGCAGCATCGCGCTGCAATGCCGATGCGCTCATAGCGGAACCAGTCATAGGTGAAGCCCATCCCGTCGCCTTCCTCGCCGATGCGATGGGTCACGGGCACCCGCACATCGTTGAACCGATAGATCGGGTGGTGGGCGGCGTAGTTGTGGGTATAGGCGGGGGTGCGGACCAGCTCGATGCCGGGCGCATCCATGTCGATGAAGAACAGGCAGTGCGCGCCCTTGTGCGATCCCTCGGCCAGCTTGGCCTGGAAGATGAAGTGATCGGCATGGTTGGCCGAGGTCACATGCCATTTCTCGCCACTGAGGACATAGTGATCGCCCTCGCGCCGCGCCGTGGCCTTGATGCCGTCGACGTCGGAGCCGGCATCGGCCTCGGTGATAGCGTAGCATTCATGCCGCTCGCCGCGGATGTTGGGCTTTACCCATTTTTCCATCTGGAAGGGGGAGCAGGCGGCGACCATCCAGGGCGGCGTCGAGCTGTAGCACCAGCCGAGCGCATTGGTGACCTTGCCGATCTCCTCCTGGATCACCGTCTGCTCCAGCATGGTGAGTTCCTGGCCGCCGAGCGCGCGCGGGATCGCCAGCGCGTGCAGGCCGATCTCGCGCGCCTTCTGCTTGTGGCGCTTGCGGATCTCGGGCGGCAGCTCGCCGCCATTCATCTCCGCCTGGACCTCATAGGGAATGAGCTCGTCGGTCACGAAGCGGCGGGTCTTTTCCTGCCAGGCGCGGGCGCTGGGCGGCAGCGGATAGGACATCGAAGTCTCCAGATCAGAAGGGCTAGGGTGCGGGCGATGCGGCTAGCATCGCGCTGTTGGTCGCGGCGATCGTGCCCGGCGCGGGCGCGCGGCGCAGCTTCGCGACGGGAAAGTGGCGCCGAACCTGGTCATGCAGCTGACGCACGCAGATCTCTTTCTCCGATAGGACTCCCACCTCATAGCTGCTGCTCTCGAGACCGCGCTGGACGGATTCGATCAGGAAATTGTCCTCGTTGAACACCGGCCAGTTGACGCGCCAGCTGAGATAGCGACAAGCCTTGAGCCGGCGCTCGAGATCGGTCGGCAGCCCCGCCAGCTTGTAGGACCGTCCGCGCAGGGCGCAGCGTCCCGGCCCCAACGGGACGGCATGGAAATAGTCGATCTGGTCCGGATAGATGTCGAACCCGATATTCGGCAGCAAGCCATAGAAGGTCCAGGCGCGTTGGCGTTCCGGCGTCAGGTAATCGAGGTCCGGCAGCAGGCGCTGATAATGCCGCTCGCTCCAGTTGGGGGAGGGCCGGTCGCGGAGCTGGGCCACGGCGCGCGAGACATCGCCGGGCTTCACGTCGAGATCGTAGCTGTTGCCGAACAGGCGATAGAGTCCGGGGTGGCCGACCGGGACATGATAACCCTCGAGAAAGTTATCCATCATGTTCTTCCAGTCGACCGGGACCTCGATGAAATAGAGCTTGTCGCGCGGCTCCATCTCGGGGATGCGGTATTGGTCGAGCTCGGCGGCATAGGGCGCCATGCGCTCGGCGATGCTGGGCCCGCCCTCACGGAACTTCACGAACACGAAGCCCTGCCAGATCTCGAACGGCAAGGGGTGAAGCCCGTGGGTCGCCTTGTCGAGACCCGGAAACTGCTTCTCGCCCGGCACGGCCTTGAGCCGGCCATCGAGCCCGTAGGTCCAGCCATGATAGAAGCAGCGCAGCGCAGCGCCCTCGCAGCGGCCGAAATCGCCACGCGCGACCGCCGCGGCGCGGTGCCGGCAGACATTGTGGAAGGCGCGGATCTCGCCATCCTCGCCGCGCACCACAAGCGCGCGCTCGCCCAGGAAGTCGAACGTGGCATAGCTGCCGGCGTCGCGGATCTCGCTCTGATGGCAGACCAGCTGCCATTGATTCAGCAGCAGATGCTCTCGCTCGAGCGCGAAGAACTCCGCGTTGTTATAGGTCCAGGCGGGAAGGGTCTCGGGCGGCCCGAAGCGCTTGTCCTGCCGAACGACCGGCGCTGGGACGGGGCGATCCTGCGTGGAAACAATGA
The nucleotide sequence above comes from Hypericibacter terrae. Encoded proteins:
- a CDS encoding NAD(P)/FAD-dependent oxidoreductase, giving the protein MAQHINSYYAQTATPGIDYPALAGKIETDICIVGGGLAGLSAGLSLAERGRSVVVVEANKVGWGASGRNGGFVSPGFSGGAERVLKTSGPRDARALWDLTRDAVKLIRSRIDRYAIPAQPVDSGMVGGWWRDDPAEARAEMKFMTENFGVELEWWPKEKLRQFLITDRYHGGLYRNEGFHFHPLNYARGVAKTLAGKGGKLFEQSRVTGLELKGAVKRVKTEGGEVVAKTVLICCGGYIRDLEPRLSRALKPVATYVMVTEPLGERLKTAINCNYAVYDSRFDFDYYRPLPDTRILWGGGVTMFGEDPPRLARWLRKRMLAVYPQLADVKVELAWGGLMGYPAHKMPQLGEIETNVWYCMGYGGHGMGTTAMTGELVASAIVEGDKRWELLRPYGLQWTGGFPGTVYGQLVYWQAQFKDWIRG
- a CDS encoding MFS transporter — protein: MLKGVRPVTQVLLAVAFMEAGLGVLSPLISLDLAQKNVSTSLIGLVTSGYFTGFLLGTLSCHWVIDRVGHIRAFAVFAAVAGNATLGHIIFNEPYAWIALRGLLGYAFAGQFVVIESWLNDKATDDNRGRIFSYYMAVSWAASGVSPLALNFHDRIGSVILFCIIAMLFATALIPMALTRVGNPEIGDRVHFGIRKLFTISPTGVVVCFGSGLLNSAYYGLLPAYAERVGLSTGELAILFSASTIAGLIIQFPIGFLSDHFGRRPLMLISLISAAALAALVASLDTPAFLTLLVVLFLLDGATAPLYALGVGQTNDYTAKQDFVAASAGLLFAWGLGSAIGPTVAGFVMGWLGPFGLFWFMVGGLSLIATFVTLRILVRRALSAREQSNYVAVPMTAGTYGAPELDPRAAPHHHPQKIPDM
- a CDS encoding efflux RND transporter permease subunit, giving the protein MGIVRFALKFPHTFYVLAGLMLFLGVSAILVTPKDIFPAINIPVVTVIWQFTGLTPEEMEQRVTTYSEYSISTNVSDIRNMESQTLSGISVTKIFFQPNVNVDLAISQIVSATNAIRSLMPPGIQPPIIVQYSASSVPVLQLSLSSDTLNEQQLYDYGIYQIRQALAPIPGITLPTPYGGKYRQIMVDLDPDALRARGLTPNDVLNAVNAQSLTLPSGDAKLGDQQMIVRINAMPQTVEALNHIPIKQVGPTTVYLSDVAHVRDGWAVQQNIVHSGGKRSVLLTIIKNGDASTLDVVNRVKAAMPAIRKAAPPGMQIDLLFDQSVFVTQAISSVLREGSIAAGLTAAMILLFLGSWRSTLVVMVSIPLSILTSLAVMSALGETINIMTLGGLALAIGILVDDSTVTIENTHRLLEKGEPFDNAVLEGAAGIAVPTLISTLAICCVFVSVFFLQGAARYLFTPMAMAVVFAMLASYGISRTLTPIVIRLLIRKEHENHGAAPGWLGRFHTRFNAGFDRFRDYYDWLLTGIMRRRVLTPLVACAIVGAAALLSQDIGEDFFPQVDAGLIQLHVRAPARTRIERTEQMFQEIEDNIRQQIPEKDLSFVLDNIGLPQRVYNLAFTDGTTIGVNDGQILLQLKDGHAPTADYVKKLRQELPIAFPDVQFYFQPADLATQVLNFGVPSQIDVQVQGRDRAANEEIAKTLQQRLAAIPGVVDAHLQQELDAPELFYTIDRTRAQELGLNVNQIASNLNITLSSSEQVSPNFWTDPATGIPYFFAVQTPEYKVASKNDLDNTPIAGNLAGAAVVPDVFGNVASAQRESVESVYNQSNIQPVYDVYASLQERDLGSTASAIQKVAQEMRGKLGPADSIVVRGQIESMNGAFADLTIGLLVAAVFVYALMVVNYQSFIDPLAVILALPGAGSGIILMLFVTGTTFSVPSMMGAIMAVGVASANSILLVTFAREQREAGMSAMQAALSAGTTRLRPVLMTAAAMIVGMVPMAIGGPGEEQNAVLARAVIGGVIVGTMTTLLFVPYLYSVFGKYERRRLDVPQALRQSH
- a CDS encoding efflux RND transporter periplasmic adaptor subunit; translated protein: MNHIPSPEQEVGPRGQETPSDPGLDRRRRRMALLLGLGALAVLGILVAIGASGHAARRAATIATLEAQQAAVPAVHVVAVKPVDSARQVDLPGTLQAFDSATLFARATGYISKRNVDIGSQVRAGDVLAVISAPDLDQQLAQARGQLAQMQASLVQAQANQDLAHVTNNRTSELVKDGWDTRQQGDNDRLTLAANTAAVGVARANIEAQQAVVARLEQLVGFENVVAPFTGVITSRLVDVGSLVSADGANNATALFSIVRSDVLRVQIYVPQEAFFGLKVGDPAEVTVPELPGQVFHGTVARDASQLDQQTRTILTEVDVDNADGKLTAGLYGVVHLKEPRPEPVVLVPSQAVIFNKNGLSAAVYENGVARLRHLDLEADDGAQVEVRAGLKPGDQLILNPPVGVSDGMKVKIAPEVVADEATKPGN
- the ypfJ gene encoding KPN_02809 family neutral zinc metallopeptidase, whose translation is MRWRDGRRSDNIEDQRGQGMPGGGSGGFGFPGGGGGGGLRRAGLGGFGLVVVVVVALFFGVDPSQILQQITEPGGYTQDASSTSSTGTPSTADADLRDFVSVVLADTEDTWTEQFKQMNLTYRDPKLVLFNGGVQSACGFAETATGPFYCPGDQKVYLDLDFFQELSDRFKAPGDFAQAYVIAHEVGHHVQTLLGIMDKVDTLRGKLNKADANGLSVMVELQADCFAGVWANHANQERQILEAGDADEGLAAAAAVGDDRLQREGQGYVVPETFTHGTSAQRTRWFKQGLQSGLIKDCDTFSAKQL
- a CDS encoding aromatic ring-hydroxylating oxygenase subunit alpha — protein: MTLIVSTQDRPVPAPVVRQDKRFGPPETLPAWTYNNAEFFALEREHLLLNQWQLVCHQSEIRDAGSYATFDFLGERALVVRGEDGEIRAFHNVCRHRAAAVARGDFGRCEGAALRCFYHGWTYGLDGRLKAVPGEKQFPGLDKATHGLHPLPFEIWQGFVFVKFREGGPSIAERMAPYAAELDQYRIPEMEPRDKLYFIEVPVDWKNMMDNFLEGYHVPVGHPGLYRLFGNSYDLDVKPGDVSRAVAQLRDRPSPNWSERHYQRLLPDLDYLTPERQRAWTFYGLLPNIGFDIYPDQIDYFHAVPLGPGRCALRGRSYKLAGLPTDLERRLKACRYLSWRVNWPVFNEDNFLIESVQRGLESSSYEVGVLSEKEICVRQLHDQVRRHFPVAKLRRAPAPGTIAATNSAMLAASPAP
- a CDS encoding acyl-CoA dehydrogenase family protein, producing MSYPLPPSARAWQEKTRRFVTDELIPYEVQAEMNGGELPPEIRKRHKQKAREIGLHALAIPRALGGQELTMLEQTVIQEEIGKVTNALGWCYSSTPPWMVAACSPFQMEKWVKPNIRGERHECYAITEADAGSDVDGIKATARREGDHYVLSGEKWHVTSANHADHFIFQAKLAEGSHKGAHCLFFIDMDAPGIELVRTPAYTHNYAAHHPIYRFNDVRVPVTHRIGEEGDGMGFTYDWFRYERIGIAARCCGAAARLIEEATAFAKERYANGQPIANYQAIQFMLADSVTELWAARLITYRTAEEIDAGVDVKVSHAQCAVAKLYASEMANRVADRAVQIFGGRGYMRENVAERFFRELRVDRIWEGTSEIQRLIIANGLYKRGQTALIE